In one Neobacillus sp. WH10 genomic region, the following are encoded:
- a CDS encoding FAD-dependent oxidoreductase — translation MGFFQDISPIFKKREIVFIESYKESVDVYTFIFEKEKDLKWKAGQHGVFSILHKTIKKPTRPFSVASAPSESMLKLSMKISDNPSDFKRAMLELKQGMKISMRGPIGPLYIDDNSPSLLIAGGIGITPFRSIVKEIENEGNESANQISLLYIDSKGSFIYKDELNELSKNTSINVSYLTSREDLYKEVDHFSSKYRNTAKYYLGGSKTMVDTITSYLKKKQVFKRNIKKDVFIGYK, via the coding sequence ATGGGATTTTTTCAAGACATATCACCAATATTCAAAAAAAGAGAAATCGTCTTTATAGAAAGCTATAAAGAATCTGTGGATGTATATACTTTTATCTTTGAAAAAGAGAAAGATTTAAAATGGAAAGCAGGTCAGCATGGTGTTTTTAGCATTCTTCATAAAACAATCAAAAAGCCAACCCGACCGTTCAGTGTGGCATCTGCTCCATCAGAAAGCATGCTCAAATTATCAATGAAAATTAGCGATAATCCTAGTGATTTTAAGAGAGCCATGTTAGAACTAAAGCAGGGGATGAAAATTAGTATGCGTGGACCAATCGGCCCTCTCTATATCGATGATAATAGTCCTTCACTGCTAATAGCAGGTGGCATTGGGATCACGCCATTTCGTTCCATAGTTAAAGAAATAGAAAACGAAGGGAATGAAAGTGCCAACCAGATAAGCCTACTCTATATTGATAGTAAAGGGTCATTTATTTATAAAGATGAGCTAAATGAACTCTCTAAAAATACCTCCATCAACGTCTCTTATCTTACCTCAAGAGAAGATTTATATAAGGAAGTCGATCATTTTAGTTCTAAGTATAGAAATACAGCTAAATACTATCTTGGAGGTTCAAAAACAATGGTTGACACCATCACCTCCTATTTAAAAAAGAAACAAGTTTTCAAACGGAATATCAAAAAGGATGTATTCATTGGGTATAAGTAA
- a CDS encoding SDR family oxidoreductase gives MKILVTGASGNVGRFVTEELLNKGEQVVAAGTNIQKLKDMFKGRVDTVYFDFTNKDTYDEALENVDRVFLMRPPHLGKPEDLYPFIDTMKVHNIKLVSFLSLMGVENNTIPPHHKIEKYIEASGIPYAHIRPGFFMQNVSGVHSVEIREKNKIFVPAGNSKTSFIDAADIGLSTAILLHEPDKYRNTSHTITGPEALDYDQVAEILSKVTGRQITYAKPGYLKYRRHYIKNRGLEKGYVNVTVALYFMTRMGTAKKVTDDFLKLSGRNPRSFEDFARANVNCFMKK, from the coding sequence ATGAAAATATTAGTGACAGGGGCATCCGGCAATGTAGGTAGGTTTGTCACAGAAGAATTATTAAACAAGGGAGAACAAGTAGTTGCTGCCGGAACGAATATCCAAAAACTAAAAGATATGTTCAAGGGTAGAGTTGACACAGTTTATTTTGATTTCACAAATAAGGATACATATGATGAAGCCCTTGAAAATGTAGATAGAGTCTTTTTAATGAGACCACCTCATCTTGGAAAACCTGAGGACTTGTATCCGTTCATTGATACTATGAAGGTACACAACATCAAGCTGGTTTCATTTTTATCTTTAATGGGAGTTGAAAACAACACGATTCCACCCCATCATAAAATTGAGAAATATATCGAAGCGTCAGGAATTCCCTATGCTCATATACGACCAGGTTTTTTTATGCAAAATGTATCGGGTGTTCATTCTGTTGAAATTAGAGAAAAGAATAAGATTTTTGTGCCAGCAGGAAACAGCAAAACCAGTTTTATAGATGCTGCTGATATTGGATTATCAACCGCCATTTTACTTCACGAGCCTGATAAATATAGAAATACTTCTCACACCATTACTGGTCCAGAAGCGTTAGATTATGATCAGGTAGCAGAAATATTAAGTAAGGTGACAGGGAGACAAATCACCTATGCGAAACCGGGATATTTGAAATATAGAAGGCATTATATTAAAAACCGAGGACTTGAAAAAGGATATGTTAATGTGACCGTTGCACTGTATTTTATGACAAGGATGGGGACCGCAAAAAAGGTTACAGATGACTTTTTAAAATTATCAGGGAGAAATCCACGTTCTTTTGAAGATTTTGCAAGAGCGAATGTAAATTGTTTCATGAAGAAATAA
- a CDS encoding TetR/AcrR family transcriptional regulator has protein sequence MNEKQNSKDKLIKTASRLFQLQGYHATGLNQITKESGAPKGSLYYHFPEGKEQLAIESVQLTKKFVSEQIFNSLNKTPDPVKAIQNLIEEMAEHFQKKGRKGGVPIASVALETALISEPLREACQSAYTNFQAIFTQKLVQSGFEEKRAKDLGVVINSMIEGAFLISFTTGNSEPLHLVAKQIPVVLQ, from the coding sequence ATGAATGAGAAGCAAAATTCTAAGGATAAATTAATCAAAACAGCATCTCGGCTTTTCCAATTACAGGGTTATCACGCAACAGGGTTGAACCAGATTACGAAAGAAAGTGGAGCACCTAAAGGTTCTCTGTATTATCATTTTCCAGAAGGGAAAGAACAACTGGCCATCGAATCGGTACAATTAACTAAAAAGTTTGTTTCCGAACAAATTTTCAATAGTTTAAATAAAACCCCTGATCCTGTAAAAGCTATTCAAAATCTGATTGAGGAAATGGCTGAACACTTTCAAAAGAAGGGTCGTAAAGGAGGCGTTCCGATTGCATCTGTTGCACTCGAAACAGCTCTTATCAGTGAACCATTAAGAGAGGCATGTCAGTCAGCTTATACAAACTTTCAAGCTATCTTTACTCAAAAATTAGTTCAATCGGGTTTTGAAGAAAAACGAGCAAAAGATTTAGGAGTAGTTATCAATTCCATGATTGAAGGTGCCTTTCTCATTTCTTTTACAACAGGGAACAGTGAACCATTACATTTAGTTGCAAAACAAATTCCAGTTGTTCTTCAATAG
- a CDS encoding YheC/YheD family protein: MPKWDKWNKYLTLIKNKELEMHLPETMRVSTEKELWDFTDKYPSVILKPVMGSRGRKIFKVSALESDKVEIHYLNSTKEFVGKYHAYSYFKKKKAPRRTYLAQRYISLANIQGRPFDLRVIVQKKKNSNNWVVTGKVAKLAGQGFFVTNNQLSSGSVLPVVEAIKASNIHIEDGNGEKLVSELERIALLATKTLEPLYEGHRIYGFDMGIDSDGHIWIIEANLNPALSHFYKLQDKTMYHTIRKMRGGKILKVRRVKKRKKKKLG; the protein is encoded by the coding sequence ATGCCAAAATGGGACAAATGGAATAAATATTTAACCTTAATCAAAAATAAAGAACTTGAAATGCATCTTCCCGAAACGATGAGGGTTTCAACCGAGAAGGAACTATGGGACTTTACTGATAAGTATCCTTCAGTGATCTTAAAGCCTGTAATGGGCAGCAGGGGGAGAAAGATATTTAAAGTATCTGCACTTGAATCAGATAAGGTCGAAATTCATTACTTAAATAGTACAAAGGAATTTGTTGGAAAGTATCATGCTTATTCCTACTTTAAAAAAAAGAAAGCTCCACGAAGAACTTATCTTGCTCAAAGGTATATCTCCCTAGCCAATATCCAGGGGCGTCCATTTGATCTTCGGGTCATTGTCCAGAAAAAAAAGAACTCGAATAATTGGGTCGTAACCGGTAAAGTTGCAAAATTAGCCGGGCAAGGTTTCTTTGTAACGAATAATCAGTTAAGCAGTGGATCCGTATTGCCTGTTGTCGAAGCGATCAAAGCCTCCAATATTCATATAGAGGATGGTAATGGTGAAAAGCTTGTATCAGAATTAGAACGAATTGCCTTGCTTGCAACGAAAACATTAGAGCCACTTTATGAAGGGCATCGTATATATGGGTTTGATATGGGGATAGACAGTGACGGACACATTTGGATTATCGAGGCAAACTTAAATCCTGCTTTGTCTCACTTTTATAAGCTTCAAGATAAAACGATGTACCATACAATTAGGAAAATGCGTGGAGGTAAGATATTGAAAGTTCGTAGAGTTAAAAAAAGGAAAAAGAAAAAATTAGGATGA
- a CDS encoding 3-oxoacyl-ACP synthase III family protein encodes MTNIKIKAVDIYHAEKSISNEFYINHFKDQGKDISHFLEIMGRKDRFVIDNERENSLTMGIEASNRVLKKAGLTGKDLDMLVFTSQVPEYIIPTNALLVHHAIKGKENMVVYDMNANCAGMTIAVEQVSRYMMSNPHMKRALVVGSDNLSLLSSPEDTMTYSNFGDSSSAIILEKTEEDTGFIDSIVDVHSDTDNRTCVVYPEKGLSQTIKANGQGKSMLWIPFDGRFVLPQVYKMFEKVLERNNLKIEDIDHFCLSQFALTLLQEIQDHYHIPEEKIIFSGDRYGYTGTSSPFMAFHEGIDSGKIKRGDKVLFWTIGGGYQLATMLFKY; translated from the coding sequence ATGACAAACATTAAAATTAAGGCGGTAGATATCTATCATGCCGAAAAAAGTATTTCAAATGAATTTTATATTAACCATTTTAAAGATCAAGGGAAAGATATTTCTCACTTTTTGGAAATAATGGGAAGAAAAGACCGATTTGTTATTGATAATGAAAGAGAAAATTCTCTTACGATGGGAATAGAAGCTTCGAATCGTGTATTAAAAAAAGCTGGTTTAACTGGTAAAGATTTAGATATGCTTGTCTTTACTTCACAAGTACCTGAATATATTATTCCAACTAACGCATTATTAGTCCACCATGCAATAAAAGGAAAGGAAAACATGGTTGTTTATGATATGAACGCTAACTGTGCTGGGATGACTATAGCAGTAGAACAAGTATCGAGATATATGATGTCCAACCCTCATATGAAAAGAGCATTAGTGGTAGGCTCAGATAATCTTTCCTTGCTATCAAGTCCAGAAGATACTATGACGTATTCTAATTTTGGAGATTCTTCTTCCGCAATTATTTTAGAAAAAACAGAAGAAGATACAGGATTTATTGACTCAATAGTTGATGTTCATTCTGATACGGATAATCGAACATGTGTTGTTTATCCTGAAAAGGGGCTATCTCAAACAATTAAAGCTAATGGACAAGGTAAATCGATGTTGTGGATTCCATTTGACGGAAGATTTGTTTTGCCCCAAGTATATAAAATGTTTGAAAAAGTATTAGAAAGAAACAATCTAAAGATTGAAGATATTGACCATTTTTGTTTATCACAATTTGCTCTAACACTTCTTCAAGAAATTCAAGACCATTATCATATTCCAGAGGAAAAAATCATCTTTTCGGGAGACCGTTATGGATACACTGGAACAAGTAGTCCTTTTATGGCTTTTCATGAAGGAATTGATTCTGGTAAAATCAAACGAGGAGATAAGGTGTTATTCTGGACTATAGGTGGAGGATATCAACTTGCGACAATGTTGTTTAAATATTAA
- a CDS encoding DUF4097 family beta strand repeat-containing protein — protein sequence MKKLMLCFVILSLLTLISACKQQSTTKEVELPVKDISKLVINNRNGEVEITGHSNSEKIEVTALVKANGISMDKLKFSLKERKNIAYLDATFDGQFFAMGSGSVDLHIKIPKHLQLDMNTHRDGNISISDLSSNIEIVNVNGDINVSNSEGPVLIENRDGDMEIRDIASKVTLNNKNGKIQAMNIDGPIDINNRDGNLSLHNIDSDVKIMNLNGHIKVDEIDGSAKIHVGDGSLDINYVSKNVEITQTGNGKVNINNIKGNITRNKK from the coding sequence ATGAAAAAATTAATGCTGTGTTTTGTCATTCTATCTCTGTTAACTCTTATTTCAGCATGTAAGCAACAATCAACTACAAAGGAAGTTGAACTTCCAGTAAAAGATATTTCCAAACTTGTTATTAACAATAGAAATGGAGAGGTAGAAATTACAGGCCATTCGAACTCCGAAAAGATTGAGGTCACTGCACTAGTAAAGGCTAATGGCATCAGTATGGATAAACTGAAATTTAGTTTAAAAGAACGAAAAAACATCGCCTATTTAGATGCTACATTTGATGGTCAATTTTTTGCGATGGGTTCAGGATCAGTTGACCTTCACATTAAGATACCAAAGCACCTTCAGTTAGACATGAATACACACAGAGATGGAAATATTAGTATATCCGATCTGTCTTCCAATATTGAAATTGTAAATGTAAACGGTGATATTAATGTATCAAACTCAGAGGGACCTGTACTAATCGAGAACAGGGATGGCGACATGGAAATTCGAGATATCGCTTCAAAGGTTACACTAAATAATAAAAATGGGAAGATTCAAGCGATGAACATAGATGGCCCTATTGATATAAATAATAGAGACGGTAATCTGTCCCTTCATAATATTGATTCAGATGTAAAAATTATGAATCTTAATGGACACATCAAAGTCGATGAAATAGATGGATCAGCTAAAATCCATGTTGGAGACGGTTCCCTTGATATCAATTATGTATCAAAAAATGTGGAAATCACTCAGACTGGAAATGGGAAGGTAAATATCAATAATATTAAAGGTAATATAACAAGAAATAAAAAATAA
- a CDS encoding ABC transporter permease subunit, whose amino-acid sequence MNLIRNENMKIYKRKRTWVMVSLVIMYVLIQIINLKTAEDTAFGKDWRTKLEEENISLSKEIEKSNMLIIEEKQAKKKLLLNQYYLENNIPPDTNAWSFAVGQISNIIFAVSLIAIIIGGEIVAAEFGSGTIKLLLTQSASRTKIYFAKYTAAILFGLFLTLVGILMAILFSSFIFGLDGLGDNYFFVKDQAVVGVPIFFALIGSYLLNIPFLFLAITLAFMISAAFRSTTFSIVISILVTLVGFILSIAMNGWYWTKYFVFSHTELNQFIFGTPSVEGMTLGLSVGFIILHLLILHLISYPIFVKRDVA is encoded by the coding sequence TTGAACCTAATACGTAATGAAAACATGAAAATATATAAACGTAAGCGCACTTGGGTTATGGTCTCATTAGTCATCATGTATGTATTAATCCAGATTATAAATTTAAAAACTGCAGAAGATACTGCTTTCGGTAAAGACTGGAGGACGAAGCTTGAAGAGGAGAATATTTCACTTAGTAAGGAAATAGAAAAATCAAATATGTTGATAATTGAAGAAAAACAAGCTAAGAAAAAATTGTTACTGAATCAATATTATTTAGAGAACAATATCCCCCCCGACACAAATGCATGGAGTTTTGCCGTTGGTCAGATTAGTAATATTATTTTTGCGGTTTCACTTATTGCTATTATTATAGGCGGAGAAATTGTAGCTGCTGAGTTTGGTTCTGGAACAATCAAACTTTTACTAACCCAATCAGCTAGTCGGACGAAAATCTATTTCGCTAAATATACCGCTGCCATATTGTTCGGGCTTTTTTTAACATTAGTTGGCATATTGATGGCTATTTTATTTAGTAGTTTCATATTCGGATTGGACGGATTAGGTGATAACTACTTTTTTGTAAAGGATCAAGCTGTTGTAGGAGTTCCTATTTTCTTTGCATTAATAGGTAGTTATCTTTTAAATATTCCGTTTCTGTTTCTGGCAATCACATTGGCATTTATGATCTCCGCAGCCTTCCGGAGTACCACATTTTCCATTGTTATCTCCATTCTAGTAACATTAGTTGGATTTATATTATCTATTGCAATGAATGGATGGTACTGGACGAAGTATTTCGTCTTTTCTCATACAGAGCTTAACCAATTTATATTCGGAACACCTTCAGTTGAAGGAATGACACTAGGTTTATCAGTTGGATTTATTATCTTACATCTATTGATACTCCATCTGATATCATACCCTATTTTTGTCAAACGTGACGTAGCTTAA
- a CDS encoding ABC transporter ATP-binding protein → MSLLQISDLTKKVGNKIIVDHLSLEMDKGEILGLLGPNGAGKTTTIRMIVGLVSKSEGKVLINGEDTSLHFEKAMKQVGVIVENPDLYKYLSGYDNLVHFSRMNSKVSKKRISEVISLVGLEHSINDKVSTYSLGMKQRLGLAVVLVHKPSLLILDEPTNGLDPAGIRELRGHLISIVKNEGVGVIISSHLMSEMEMMCDRVAILNKGKLIGIHHVSEMVEDECSEVRFEVDRPDYAIQVLQSLLSGKAIIADRKQIKVRIPKERIPEISQQLLSEGINVYNVQTVKKTLEDKFIEITGGNIH, encoded by the coding sequence TTGTCGTTACTACAAATAAGTGACCTTACTAAAAAAGTTGGGAACAAGATTATTGTAGACCATTTATCTTTAGAAATGGACAAGGGGGAAATTTTAGGTCTTCTCGGTCCGAATGGAGCTGGAAAAACAACCACAATTCGTATGATTGTGGGACTAGTTAGCAAATCAGAAGGAAAGGTACTCATTAACGGAGAGGACACTTCTCTTCATTTTGAAAAAGCAATGAAGCAGGTTGGAGTCATTGTGGAGAATCCTGATTTGTACAAATACTTATCTGGATATGATAATCTAGTTCATTTTTCAAGAATGAATTCAAAGGTATCGAAAAAAAGAATCAGCGAAGTTATATCTTTAGTAGGACTGGAGCACAGCATTAACGATAAAGTCAGTACCTATTCTCTTGGTATGAAACAACGTCTAGGTCTTGCCGTTGTTTTGGTTCATAAGCCTTCCTTGCTCATTCTCGATGAACCAACTAACGGACTTGATCCGGCTGGTATCCGTGAATTGAGGGGACATTTAATATCCATAGTGAAAAACGAAGGTGTAGGAGTTATTATTTCAAGTCATTTAATGTCCGAGATGGAAATGATGTGTGACCGAGTGGCCATTTTAAACAAAGGAAAGTTGATAGGCATTCATCATGTATCAGAAATGGTGGAAGATGAATGTTCAGAAGTAAGATTTGAAGTCGATCGCCCGGATTACGCTATACAAGTACTTCAATCTTTACTGTCTGGAAAAGCAATTATAGCCGATCGAAAACAAATTAAGGTACGCATTCCTAAAGAACGCATTCCTGAAATAAGTCAGCAGCTGTTGAGTGAAGGTATTAATGTATATAATGTCCAAACTGTCAAAAAGACGCTTGAGGACAAATTTATAGAAATTACTGGAGGGAATATTCATTGA